AAATAAGCGGTATGTTGATCATGATTTGAATCGCCAATTTGGTATTGATGATCTTGCGAATAATGAGCTGACGAGTTACGAACAAACTCGCGCGAAAGCAATTAATCAACAAATTGGACCAAAAGGAAAGGCAAATAGTGATTTTATTATCGATTTGCATAATACCACTAGTAACATGGGGCCTTCGTTAATCTTACTTCAGTCAGATCTGTTTAATCGTCAGTTAGGGGCGTATGTTAAGTCTAAAATGCCAAAAGCTGTGGTGGTATTTGAAGATCATACCTCTGTTGATGAGCATTTATTTCTTTGCTCAATTGCGAAGCAAGGTGTGATTGTTGAAATAGGGCCGCAACCACAATCGGTTATCCGTCAGGATGTATTAGATTGGATGGAAGCGATGACAAAACATATTTTGGATTTTGTTCATTTAAATAACACTAATGAAGTGCCTGACTTACCCGCAAGTTATGACGCTTACCGTTATGAAGAAACCCTCAAGCTTCCAGTAGATGAACAGGGGGAGCGAATTGGTATGGTTCATCAATCTGTTCAAGATAATGATTTTGAACCACTGCGCTCAGGCGACCCTATTTTCACCTTGTTTGATGGTACAGAGATTTTCTGGGAAGGGGATTATGAAGCGTATCCTCACTTTATTAATGAAGCCGCTTATTATGATAATAATCTTGCGATGTCATTAGGCAAGAAAATCGTGGTATCAACAAACTAATATTTAGCCCATATCATTAGTAATCAAATAATTGCCCGTAACAGACGTACATTGTTCTGTTACGGGCTTTTTAGTTGTTACTATTATTCTTTAATGCGTTGTTTTCATTACTACAATAGGGTTGTGATCAACCATAATGATATACGAATCAACATTAAATACCGCAGAGATAAGTTCACTCGTTACTGTTGTTTTAGGCGAGCCATAATCAAATAATTTGCCGTTATGTAGCACGGCAATATGGTCGGCATATTGAAGCGCTAAGTTAAGATCGTGGATCACCATAATCACGCATGCCCCTGTGCGCTTAGTATAGGATCGAACATAATTGAGCAATCGTAATTGGTTTTGCATATCAAGTGCTGAAGTTGGCTCATCTAACAGCAATACTTTAGGGGCGTTTATTAACGCTTGGGCAAGTCCTACCATTTGGCTTTCACCACCAGAGAGTGCAAAACATTGTTTATTAGCGAGATGTAAAATCCCCATATCTTTTAATAAGAATAGCCCTTGCTCTGCACTTTCTTTTTTCGCGATCAAAGACGTTGAGTGGATGTTCATTGTCGTGATCAATAGCTCGAGTACCGTAACGTTAGCGTGGATACGATGCTCTTGCGGTAAATAGCCTATATCCTTTAATGAAAGTGGTTGTTTAAGGTATCGAATTTGTTCAGGATATTGTTTAATCAGCGCAGTCATTTGGCGTAAGAGTGTTGATTTACCTGCACCGTTTTTTCCTATTAAGGCTACCATTTCGCCGCAGTGGATAGTGGGTAATGTTAAGTCATTCAAGACTGACTGTTTACCAAATGTCACTGTGACATTATTGATATCAAGGCTCATGTTAGCGCCCCCCTTTTTTAATCACAAGAAAGATAAAGAAAGGGATCCCAACAATCGACATTACAACAGTAAGAGGCAAAATGATCCCAGGCATAATTGCTTTACTCGCAATAGAGGCTAACTCTAATAATACCGCTCCAACTAAGAATGATGCGGGCAAGAAGAAGCGTTGATCTTCACCTAAAACCATCCGTGCAATATGCGGAGCAACTAGACCAACAAACCCGACTGCGCCAACAAATGAAACCGAGATAGAAGTAATAATTGAAACTAACACCAAGGTCTTCATACGTAGACGCTTGACGTTAATTCCCATCGATTCTGCACGTTCTTGTCCCATTTTTAATGAAGATAATCGCCAAGCATCTTTCATCATAATTATTAATACAATGGGTAACAAAATCAGTAAGAAAACAATTTTTTCCCAGCTACCGCGATCTAGCGAGCCCATTTGCCAGAAGACTAATGTTTGCAATTGGGTTTCGCTGGCAATGTATTGCATCATGATCAGCAAACTATCGTATGCAAACATAACGGCAACACCAAATAACATCACACCTTCAATTGAAATACGCTTTATCGACGAAATCCCCGCTATCAATAACGTCGTTAGTAAACACATAATGAACGCCATTACAGCGATTTGATATTGTACAGGGATAAAGGGCAGAGCAACGACATTAGTGATAACTAAAGACGCCCCGAATCCTGCCGCCGCTGAAACACCAAAGGTATAAGGATCGGCTAGCGGGTTATGCAATGTTGTTTGCATTTGTGCGCCAGCCAAGGCTAATGCTCCCCCAATAAAAGGGGCCATGAGTGACATTGGCATGCGTATATCCCACACAATGACTCGACTTGCGATAGCACTTTGGCTTGGTGTAAAAATCGCTTGGATCACTTGTGAAAAAGAGAGACCTTGTGAGCCAATAAGAACATCAATAATTACAAATAACACACTTAAAATGGCAAGGCTGATCAGTGCAATTCTTTTATTACGAGAACGAATATGGTGAGCTCTCAATTCGACTGTAATGCTGTTCACTGACTCATTGCCTTAAAGTTATTTTGACCAAACTGACCACTTAGATGACGATTACCAAACTTAAGGTTCATCTCTTCAAATGTCTTTTCTGGTTGTAGCTTTGAAAAAAGTGAAGGGTGTAACCATTTTGCAAAATACTCAATCGCCACTAAGTTATAAGGCGAGTTGTAAAATGGCATATAAATCGAATAAACATTCTTTTGTTGGTAAGCCGTTAGTGCTTGTAGCCATGGTCGATTCATCAAACCGGTTGTCGCTTTTTTAATTGCGGCGTGGTTAGGTGAGTAACCGAGTGGAATCCCACTTGTTGCTTGACCATCATTGGTGATCCAACCGGTCGTTTGCATAATATAAACATTAGGCTGTGAGGTGATGACTGTCTCTGGTGACATCTGCCCAGTTTCAGAACCATCAAGTGGCGCTATCGCAATATTTTCAGCCTTAAGCATTGGTATGTAAGCGCCCATATTACCATTAGCGAAAGTACGGCAGCATGAATCACTGTAACCCGCAGCTCGTTCAATAAACACTCGCGGAGTCGGTGCGTTAGGGTGCTGTGCAAGTGTATCTTTTATCGCATTCAAGTGACTTGTATAGTATTTGGCGAATGCATCGCCTTGCTTTGAACGGTTAACAGCATCAGCGATAACCTGTACTGATTTAACTGTGTTTTTGAGTGGCTTTTCACGGAAATCGACAGTTAATACTTTAATGCCAGCATCATTGAGTTTTTTCAATAAGCCTTTATCTTCTGCCAATTTAATATTTGATAGGTCAACGATAAAAAGATCAGGTTTAGGTTTTAAGTTAATAAAACGTTCAACATCAAATTCACCAGATTTAATAAGACCAATAGTCGGAACATTTTTTAGTGAGGGGTATTGCTTAATATAACTGGCATACATGCTAGGTGCTGAAACTCGCATATCATCTCTTGCTGCAACAAGATGCTTTGCTGCCTCTTTTTGATAAATAATTTCTAGCAATGGAAAAATACGACTGGTTGAAAGTGCAATGTTTTGAGGTTGATGATCAAAGGTAACTTGTCTACCCGCAACATCAGTTACTGTGATGGGATAGGTGCTTGCTAAAGCGATATTAGAAACTGTTAAACCAACAGTAAGAGAAAGCAGCGTTTTAATAGGTGTTTTCAAAATGGCTATCCTTAAAAATTTTGTGAAATAATAATGATAATAATTATCGTTATAAATGTGTTTTATTGAGAGATAAGGATCCATTTGTGAAAGGTAATGAGACTTATTACCATAACTTGCTGTATCAGACTTGGATTATTTATGAGGGATAATGACCGTGAAACGTATAGGGGAGTAAGGATCCAAGACAGTGTTATTTGAGTGTCACTAAATAGTACTTGGATCTTATATTGAGATTAAGGACTTGATTACAAAGCGTCTACTGCTGCACTAAAACCATCAGCTGATAAGTTGAAACCTGCGATATCAACGTAGTTTTTAGTTTGAAATAGGTCGAAAACTTGTGACATTTGCGTACCATTATTGCTGGCATAAGCATAGGCAGTACATGTGTTATTGCTTGGGTCGAAGCTGGTAGATACACGTAATAAGGTTTGTTTAGCAACATTGTAATTATCTAGTGCTGAAACATATTTCCAACTATTACATACACTTTGGCTAGTAGGCATGTGATCGAGAAAGTCGATGCGTGTAAGTTGATGTGAGTCACTGCTAAAGTGAAAGACATATGTTTGATTGCCAAAATCAGTTTGAGTGATTAATTCATTTTTTGACGGGACAGCTTGATAAGTATTATGTTGAGTGGTATCGGCAAAAGCATTAGAAATACTAAAAATCGAAAAAGTAAGTGCAACAAGTGAGGTAGAACGCTTAAACACTAATATAACTCCACGAAACTAGATTTTAATCAAAGCCTAATAACATGCCTGTTAAGCATTCATAATGCAAATGTTTTACTATGGAACAGCGGTATAATTAAATTCCATTTGTAGTAATAGAAGTAAAATTTAAACGATACTCAAATAGTTGTATTTCATGATTTGTATAATAGCTATATATGTAACGTCATGTGTATTTTTCAATATAATTTCATGTGTATTAAAACGTTACATTTTTGATCTTTTAAAACAGTAAATATACTGCCATATTTTTGACTTAGTATTTTATCTCTAAAAACGTTAATTTTTTCACTTAAATAATGTTAGACAGAGGCGCAATCGTTCTTACTGGAATGGATAACCTAATTCATGGATATGACATCAATAATATTTAATGCGCTACAGCCTTTATGTTGGATTATTCCGGTTGTTTTTATTCTGTTTTTAGTAAAATCACCGTGGTTTAAAGGTCGAGCCGGTGAATTAATTGTTCATTACCGTCTAAAACTTTTGCCAGCAAAACATTACAAAGTATTAACTAATGTAAACTTACCCACTGAAAATGGCACAACTCAAATTGACCATCTTGTTGTTTCTCAATACGGTATTTTCGTCGTGGAAACGATAAATATTAAAGGGTGGATTTTTGGCGGAACCTATCAGCCAATATGGCAACAAGCATTGTTTAATCGCTCATCAGTATTTAAAAACCCATTACATCAAAATGAAAAACATATTAAGACACTTCAATATTTATTGGGTGTTGATGAAACGGTCTTTCATTCGGCTGTGGTCTTTGTCGGTGATTGTGTTTTTAAAACCGAGATGCCTGATAATGTAGTTAAATCAGTAAGTGCAATGATGCATTATATTGATACATTTAAGACACCGTTATTTACAGAGCAGCAGTTACAGCAATGGGTTGCTAGCATTGAAGGGACATCATTTAACCCAGACCTTTGCAACTAACGGTTAAGTAAAAGCATTACGATGTACCTAAATCTCTAGCAAGGCTGCACTCTATGCACTGAGGGTATTTGGCTATATTGCGTTTTTAAGCCAAATTATTACTTTTACGTGCTACAGAACTGCCTTTAACTTAATCCAGATTAAAGTTTTCACCTTTCTTTATCAGTAATATCCCCTTCATCTGTTCAAAGTTGACAGGTATTAGAAAAAAGAACCGATACCCTAATCGTGTCGCTGTTCTTTTTGTTCTTCAATCTGATGATAAATCATAAAAAGATGTAAGAGGCTTCACCTTGAGTAATTTGTTTTCTGCAACTCACATTGGTTCGATGACGTTAAAAAACCGCTTTGTACGCAGTGCAACGTGGGAAAATATGGCGACAGAAGAAGGTCATATGACAGATAAGCTTTATGCTATCTATGAAGAGCTTGCCAAAGGTGAGGTTGGCTTAATTGTCACGGGTTATGCCAATATTGTAGAAGAAGAAAAGCCGAATGCGGGCATGATGGGGATGTATAACGATTCTTTTATTGAAGAATACAAGAAGCTAACAGAGCTTGTACATCAATATGATTCAAAAATTGTCATGCAGTTAGCCTATGGTGGTACGAAAACAACGTATAACCTTGGCGAACGTGTTATTTTTGCACCAAGTGCTGTGTGTGAAAAAAGTACCCAAACATTGGGTAAAGCAATGACACAAGAAGAAATTGATTACATCGTTAATGCATTTGCACAAGCAAGCTTACGCGCTCAACAATCAGGTTTTGACGGTGTAGAAATTCACGCGGCGCACACTTATTTAATTAATCAGTTTTTAAGCCCTTACTACAACCAACGTGAAGACCATTACGGCGGCAGCCTTGAAAATCGTATGCGTTTCTTAATTGAAATTTACGATGCGATAAGAAAGTTAGTAGGTAAAGATTTCCCGATTTTAGTGAAATTAACCGCAACAGAGTTTTTTGAAGGTGGATTAACTTTTGAAGAAACGCGTGTTATTTGTAAAAAACTGGAAGCGATTGGTGTTGATGCCATTATCATCTCAGGCAATATTCATGGTAAAGCCGATACAATGATTGGCGAAATGCATGATGGTTATGAGATTCAAGCTGAAGGTTACTTTAGCGAATATGGCCGTGTGATAAGTGAAGAAGTTAATGTGCCAGTCATGACCGTTGGTGGTCTAAGTAATTACTGTGCAATTGAAGCTCTTGCTGAAACGTCGAAAATTGCACTGTTTGCGTTTTCACGTCCACTACTGACGGAGCCACAACTGATCAAACGTTGGAAAGAGGGTGATCGTATTGATGTTGAGTGTGAAAGATGCTCAAAATGCCGAACTCGCCGTGGTAATTTTTGTGTGACCTCTAAAACGCGAAAAGCTGAGATTGCAGCATTGTAATTTTTAAGAGGGCATAGAAAGAGTTAGTGTTTTAAAACACTAACTCTTTTTTATTCAGCGTGAGTGATAGCAAGCGAAGCGCTTTTTTGTTGCCACTGTTGATACCATTGGTCAATGCTGTCATAGGGCATAGGGGGAGATATAAAATACCCTTGCGCTTGTTGGCAGTGCATTTCCTGTAATTGCTTCCATAGAGCTAGGTTTTCAACACCTTCAGCAATTGTGACTAAATTTAAGCGTTTAGTGAGCAATAAACATGATTCTACAATAGCTTCTGCGGTAATACTTGTTGGTAATGCCTGAATAAACCCAAGATCAAGTTTAAGGGAATTAAACGTCAATGTTTCTAACTGCTTAAGTGACGAATAGCCAGTACCAAAATCATCAATGGATAAAACAAAGTCGTGCATACTTAAGCGTGATGCTGACTCAATAGCTTCTCCAACCGATTCAAATATATCGGACTCTGTTAGTTCAAAATATAACCATTGATTTAAGTCGTAATATTGTTCTTTTAATTTAAGTACACAGTTGATGAAATGTGGATCAGCCAATGTTTTAGATGAAATATTTATCGCAATTTTTCGGTTATGGAAATATGAACGATAACAAATTACGTAATGAATAATATAAAGTGCTAATTGTTTTTCTTTATTATGTGCCATGATTTGATCAATAAACTGGTAAGCCGGAACCGTACCATATTCAGGATGAACTAAACGTATTAACGCTTCACAAGCAACCCATTCGCCAGTTTCAAGCGATACGATAGGCTGAAAGTGAGGAACAAACCAGTATTGTTCAAAAGCAAGATCGATAAATGCTTCATCCAATTTTATATCACAAGAAGGTAGGCGTTCAGGCAATGCATTAGTTTGCTTTGCTGTTTCAATTAAAACACTAATTTGCTTTAAACAGGTAGGTTTAGCCAATGTACCTAATAAGTTAAGTTTATAGTTAAGACACATCTTCTCAACACTGGCTAAGATATCTTGTTTCAAGGCGCTTGTGATTATAATCGCGCCCTTAAACTGCTGTTTTGCAATATGACCAAGAAAACTGATGCCATCCATTTCTGGCATATTTAAATCACACAACAATAACTGTGGTTGATATTGCTGCATAATTTTTAATGCTTCGGCACCGTTAACCGCGCAATGAATTTCATCATTAACAGGATCGATAATACGAGCTAACTGTGTTGTTAGCACTTGGCGCTGAAAATCATGATCTTCTATCAATAGTATGCGCATTCTAGTTACCCTTTAAATTATCGATTTGTTGAGTGAGCTGACCAACTAAAGCTATTAATGATTCATAGTGGTGCTGCAAAGTATCGATTCTATGCTGTTGAATATCCTTTTCCACATCGATGCAAAGTGCATCAAGCTGGTGGAACGTCATGACACGAGCTGCACCTTTAATTCTATGGATAACTAAGCTCACTAATTCAATATTATTTTCGTTAATAGCGATATTTAATTCATGCTGGTCTTCAAAACATGATGCAAGATATTGATCGAGCAATGTATAGGTTGTTTCACTATCACCGAAGATATCAATAAGCTCGTTAATATTAACCAAATCCATTGTGTTGTCATTATCAGTTAGGTCATCAGGCACGATGTGATCATATGTTGACGTGACATTGTAACAATCAATACTCGGTAGCCATTGGTTTAATACGGTATTTAATTCATCTAATGTAATTGGCTTAATTAAATACGCATCAAACCCAATCTCTTTAAAAAATTGTTCGTTAGATAGCGCATCTGCTGTTAACGCTAATACAGGAAGAGGCTTAGCATCTAGTTTCTGTTCTTTTTTACGAATAGCTTTAACCAGTTCAAAACCATCAAGCTCTGGCATATGACAATCTGTTAGTAATAGATCATATGAATTATTGCTTAATGCATCTAATGCTTTTTGACCGTTATCAACAATATCAACCGCATAGTTAAGTTGCTCTAGTTGTTGTTTTAGGATCTGCTGGTTAATGGGGTGATCTTCAGCAACCAGAATGTAACGCCCTTTTGCAACAGCCTGCTCATAGGTGTATGCACGCTTTTCCATGCTGGTTATTTCAGGGAATAGGGTGTTTTTACACGTCTGTTTTGCTAACGCTTGATAAAACACATCCGGCAATAATGGATTACAAGAAACGTTATAACCATCCGAGGTGTTTTGAGTGAAAAAATGGCTAGGAGAGCTAATTGTAATAACGTTTATTGAGGGTAAATTAGCCTTAAACCATGCTGAATCAATATTGTGATCAGCAAGCCATGTATCTTTTACGATAATAGTATTGATTTTATTCGTTAGTATGAATGCTGGTAATTTTGCATTGTTTGAAATTGCAATTTTTGTGTATGAGCATTGCCATGATTGTAAATATAATTCTAAATATTGGTCGTCAATATCACCCAGCAGGCCACAATGTTTATGTAAAGGCTTGACCGATTTCTTTTCAACAACAGGGAGAGGGATTGTCACACTAAATGTAGTGCCAATATTGATGTCACTTTTCGCCACAATTTCCCCACCCATTAGTTGTGCTAATTGATGGCAAATGGATAAACCTAGCCCTGTACCACTAAATCGGCGGTTACTGTTTTGCTCAACTTGAACAAATGGTTGAAATAAACGCTGTAAATCTTCTGGTTTAATACCAATACCCGTATCAGTGATTGAGAATGTCAATCGTTGTTGTGATGCTGATTCTTGGATCATATCAACAGCAAGATGAATGTTACCTTGCACGGTAAACTTAATCGCATTGTTGATAAGATTATTAAGAATTTGTGTTAAACGTACATCATCAAACAGTAAACAATGTGCGATAGCGGGATCTAGCCACAAGGTGAATGTAATCTCTTTTTGCTGAGCATGAATAGAGTGGGGCTGAACTAATTCATGAATAAGATCAGAAATATTATTTTCACTTGGGCTAATACTGAGCTTACCGGCTTCAATTTTCGAAAAATCTAATACATCATTAACAATGTTTAGCAAGTTACGTCCTGATTGCGACAAGTTATGATGAATTTGACGTAATTCGGCTGTTTTTGTATGTGGTTCCATTAGCTCTAATAAACTCAGAATACCGCTGATTGGTGTACGGATCTCGTGGCTCATCATTGCCAAGAAGCGTGATTTAGATTCAGTGGCGGCTAGTGATTTCTCGTTAGCTTCCATTAATGCGACTTGCTGCTCTTTCGTTTGCGTTATATCTAGAATGATAGTATTCCACTGCCAACCGTTTTCAACTTCCGATATTTGACAACGGAGTTCTATCCAGCGTGGTTTAAGTGCATTGGAATGAATTTGTAAATTAGTACTCCAGTAACCTACAGAAACCGCTTGCTGCATTGCTAAATATAGCGATGTAAAGTCGTCACGTTGCTTTAAAATGTTGAATAGTAGCGATGGATTTTTATAAATCATTGATGCTTCATAATCGATGAAATGATTAATCTTTTCACTGATAAACAAAAATTCGATATCGTATGGGTCGTGGCTTTTTTGTAAGTGCTGAATTAATACCCCATCAAAATTGTTGGTGAGATATGTCAGTTTTTGCTCTGCATTTTTTCTTTGGGTGATCTCTCTACTTAATCGGCGATTCCAATAGATAATCACAGTAATAATACTAAAAATTACTGTTGTAACTATGATCGCCCAGCCAATGATTTTGCTGTAATTAACATCAGATTTTATGGTTATAGAATGCCACTTTCTAAAGCTATTCGTTAGATTTTCTGGCGGCAATGCCGTAATCACTTTATTAATGATATTTCTTAACTGAAGATTATTATTATCTACCGCAAATTTAATTGAACGTTGGTGTTTATCTAACTTGCTAGGTACAATTTTTAACTGGCCAAGAAATTCATTTTGCAATAATACATGCGCTTGGCTGAGTGAAATAACAGCATAATCGAGTTGATCATTGAGTAATGCTGTTAGCATTTCATTCTTTGAATCAAAACTTATTGTTCTGTTATTCGGGTACAAGTTTAAAGCAAGATTTTTAACAAAGCTTGATTGAATTACACCAATACTATTTTTAGCTGTAATGCCGTAACTATTTTTATTTGAAATTTTATTAACAATAACCCAGCCTTCCTGCCCGTAAGGCATGCTAAAAAGCAGTTCTTTTTTTCGTAATGAAGAGGATGCAACTGCACTGAGAATATCTATTTCCCCTGATTTAAGCATCGCTTTTGCTTGGGGGTAATCACGAATATCAATAATTTCATAATTAATACCAAGTTCAATCGTCATTTTTTGCGCAATATCTTTAACTTGCAGGTACAGAAGATCTTCATCTTTAAGACGATTATCATCAAATTGGTAACCAATCTTTAGCGTAGGCATAGATTGAAGAAAGTACCTTTCATTACCGGTAAGTTTAATCTTGCTTGGATAATCAAGTAGATTGATTTGATTGTTTTTTAGCCATTTATTATGAAGCCAATTTATTTCTGTTTTGGATAGGGCAATGATGGCGTTATTGAGTTGTTTTATTATCGCTCTATTTTGTTTTGAACTAGCAAGGTGTAACTGCTCTAAAGGTAATTGTTCAAGTATTGTTACTTGAAGTGGGATTGATGGATCGTTATTTTCTAGTAGCCTGTTTAAAAGAATTGAGTTGCCGATATAAGCGTCAGTCACACCTGTTTTGACAGAGTTGAGTGCTGTTTCTGAATTAGGTACAGAAATAGAAGAAATACTTTTGTTTATTTGGGGTAATAAACCATCAAGTACACTGTTTTTTTCAATAGCAATTATCTTGTCATTAAAATTTAAGAGAATATTGGAAGACGAATAGCTGATCATTGCGTAAGGAAAAGCCAATAATGGCTTACTAAATGCGAAGATCTTTTCTCTTTCAACGCTGTTGCTTACCCCTATGGCAATATCAAGTTCATTGCGGGCTAATGCTGTTAGAATTTCAGTAGGCGTATCGTAAACAATATTCTCAACATTATATCCAGCGTTATGACTGATAATCGACATATAGTCAGGTAATAGTCCTACGACTTGTTTTTCTTCATTGAGTGAGGATAACGGCGACCAATCTAATGAAAGGTATCCAACTTTTAATGTTGATTTTTGAACATTGTCATTAGTGTTAGCCCAAGTTAATGAGCTAATAAATAAAATTATTAGTAGAATAAAATGACGCATTATTAGATTCTCATTAACTTTTAATAAAGTAGCTTGTTGAGTACGCTATGCTTAGTTTTTAATGTTTTATACCATTCTGGTTTAATATCTTGTGACTCAAATACCCACCTTGCTTCGTTGACAGTATTTTTTTCACTAACATATAAATCGAGGTACCCGCGGGCAAATAGTTCGACTATGCAGCGTGCTAAAGTGATATCAAAACGGTACAGTGGCCATAATTTAAAAAGTGTCTGACCAGCTGTCACAAATTGTTTTTGCTTCACTAACTGTAAGGCGTAACTATACTCAGCACATTTGTTCTCATTAATTTTTGCAGTCTGTGTTTTTAGCCACATCAGCTTAATAACATTATGTGGTTCATTAGGTTGTAAATTAAAAATTTCGGTTAACTCTTTTACAAACTTAATGATATAAGTATGCATTGAAAGCTTAATGGCAGTACTCAGCGCAATAATAAGAAATTCGCTTGGTAATTCATTATATTCATGGTGCTCTACATAATTTAAAGCATTCATAAATTCACGATACGCAATCAAATTTGAATTATTTTCAGCGGCCTGATAAGCCTGTAATAGATAGATATAAGGGCGATCGTGCTTAGTGATCTTCTGTTGCTGATTAATAGAGCCCCATAGTTTCTCTATCGACTGGTGCTTTTTGTTGTACTGTTGTAGCTGTACCCACACTAAAAATGCGTAGTTTTGAGGTTTATCCCAAATAGAAAAACGCAGTGAAAAACAGGCTTCTCTGATATGACGTTCAATCTCAGTATCGTGTTGAAGACAAAACTCGATCCATATTAAACCAAACAAGCGGTAGAGATTATTACGGCTTACTTTATGCGCCGCTAACCAAAATTCATAGCCCATGCTTATACGGTTCTGTTTTAATGCAGAGCGAGCTTTAAGATCTAATAGTGTTAGGTGTTGTTGTGGGCTAGAAGAATTAATTGACGTTAGCAATGGAGTAAGCTGGTCAAATTTATTTTGCTCTAACCACAATTGCGCTAATAATAATTTAGCAGGCACATAGTCATTTTGTTGAAGTAAACTATTTAGCATGACGTCAATATCGTCATAATTTACCGTCATTTTATTGAGCAATAATCGTTTAGCCAAGGTTGTTACACTCGACCAATATTTATCACAATAGGAGTAGTTTTCAATATACTCTTGTACGCCTAACCAACCTTTTGATTGGTAAATATTAAATACAGTATCTTCAAACTTGTGCTTATTAAAATGGACATTTATTCGTGATGTCAGTGTTTCTAAACGAAATGGCTTAATTAAATAGTCTGTAGGTTGGTATTCAGAAAAACCCATTAAAATTGATTCTGAATCATCTGCTGTAACAATAAAAATTAAAGGATGATGAGTGATCAATTGATTGTGATGTAGGCGTTCAAGTAATTGAAGACCTGTGCTACCAAGACCTAAATTAAAATCAATAAAAATGATATCG
This genomic window from Photobacterium angustum contains:
- a CDS encoding ABC transporter ATP-binding protein, translated to MSLDINNVTVTFGKQSVLNDLTLPTIHCGEMVALIGKNGAGKSTLLRQMTALIKQYPEQIRYLKQPLSLKDIGYLPQEHRIHANVTVLELLITTMNIHSTSLIAKKESAEQGLFLLKDMGILHLANKQCFALSGGESQMVGLAQALINAPKVLLLDEPTSALDMQNQLRLLNYVRSYTKRTGACVIMVIHDLNLALQYADHIAVLHNGKLFDYGSPKTTVTSELISAVFNVDSYIIMVDHNPIVVMKTTH
- a CDS encoding aspartoacylase, giving the protein MSKINKVAVVGGTHGNEFSGIYLLKKWQSAPLQLARESFSVDTVFANPKAYGENKRYVDHDLNRQFGIDDLANNELTSYEQTRAKAINQQIGPKGKANSDFIIDLHNTTSNMGPSLILLQSDLFNRQLGAYVKSKMPKAVVVFEDHTSVDEHLFLCSIAKQGVIVEIGPQPQSVIRQDVLDWMEAMTKHILDFVHLNNTNEVPDLPASYDAYRYEETLKLPVDEQGERIGMVHQSVQDNDFEPLRSGDPIFTLFDGTEIFWEGDYEAYPHFINEAAYYDNNLAMSLGKKIVVSTN
- a CDS encoding FecCD family ABC transporter permease, encoding MNSITVELRAHHIRSRNKRIALISLAILSVLFVIIDVLIGSQGLSFSQVIQAIFTPSQSAIASRVIVWDIRMPMSLMAPFIGGALALAGAQMQTTLHNPLADPYTFGVSAAAGFGASLVITNVVALPFIPVQYQIAVMAFIMCLLTTLLIAGISSIKRISIEGVMLFGVAVMFAYDSLLIMMQYIASETQLQTLVFWQMGSLDRGSWEKIVFLLILLPIVLIIMMKDAWRLSSLKMGQERAESMGINVKRLRMKTLVLVSIITSISVSFVGAVGFVGLVAPHIARMVLGEDQRFFLPASFLVGAVLLELASIASKAIMPGIILPLTVVMSIVGIPFFIFLVIKKGGR
- a CDS encoding nuclease-related domain-containing protein, producing the protein MDMTSIIFNALQPLCWIIPVVFILFLVKSPWFKGRAGELIVHYRLKLLPAKHYKVLTNVNLPTENGTTQIDHLVVSQYGIFVVETINIKGWIFGGTYQPIWQQALFNRSSVFKNPLHQNEKHIKTLQYLLGVDETVFHSAVVFVGDCVFKTEMPDNVVKSVSAMMHYIDTFKTPLFTEQQLQQWVASIEGTSFNPDLCN
- a CDS encoding ABC transporter substrate-binding protein, whose protein sequence is MKTPIKTLLSLTVGLTVSNIALASTYPITVTDVAGRQVTFDHQPQNIALSTSRIFPLLEIIYQKEAAKHLVAARDDMRVSAPSMYASYIKQYPSLKNVPTIGLIKSGEFDVERFINLKPKPDLFIVDLSNIKLAEDKGLLKKLNDAGIKVLTVDFREKPLKNTVKSVQVIADAVNRSKQGDAFAKYYTSHLNAIKDTLAQHPNAPTPRVFIERAAGYSDSCCRTFANGNMGAYIPMLKAENIAIAPLDGSETGQMSPETVITSQPNVYIMQTTGWITNDGQATSGIPLGYSPNHAAIKKATTGLMNRPWLQALTAYQQKNVYSIYMPFYNSPYNLVAIEYFAKWLHPSLFSKLQPEKTFEEMNLKFGNRHLSGQFGQNNFKAMSQ
- a CDS encoding NADH:flavin oxidoreductase — translated: MSNLFSATHIGSMTLKNRFVRSATWENMATEEGHMTDKLYAIYEELAKGEVGLIVTGYANIVEEEKPNAGMMGMYNDSFIEEYKKLTELVHQYDSKIVMQLAYGGTKTTYNLGERVIFAPSAVCEKSTQTLGKAMTQEEIDYIVNAFAQASLRAQQSGFDGVEIHAAHTYLINQFLSPYYNQREDHYGGSLENRMRFLIEIYDAIRKLVGKDFPILVKLTATEFFEGGLTFEETRVICKKLEAIGVDAIIISGNIHGKADTMIGEMHDGYEIQAEGYFSEYGRVISEEVNVPVMTVGGLSNYCAIEALAETSKIALFAFSRPLLTEPQLIKRWKEGDRIDVECERCSKCRTRRGNFCVTSKTRKAEIAAL